The following coding sequences lie in one Planctomycetota bacterium genomic window:
- a CDS encoding fatty acid desaturase: protein MLLALLAAGGIGFWQLQAWPLRLASALLVALAETLLLIATHEACHGTLLGRPRLELALAALISWPMAWPLFTYRLLHRLHHRWNGRDQRDPERIRQQQPGSWRWLVLAGGAGLILRTLQEALRLQAQHPALRRALLLDGLGIVLVQALILALVVQHGQLLAYALSWLVVERVAGALLQLRGAIEHWQLWQPQPHPLLSQLYGSRTVAVPNWLNGWLGGLPHHSAHHAFPLIATGRLPQATARLQAVLRAHGYPALPCCQGYGEALKQLG from the coding sequence GTGCTGCTTGCTCTGCTGGCCGCTGGCGGGATCGGCTTTTGGCAGCTGCAGGCCTGGCCGTTGCGGCTGGCTTCGGCGCTGCTGGTGGCGCTGGCGGAAACGCTGCTGCTGATTGCCACCCACGAGGCCTGCCATGGCACCCTGCTGGGCCGGCCGCGGCTGGAGTTGGCGCTAGCGGCGCTGATCAGCTGGCCGATGGCCTGGCCCTTGTTCACCTATCGGTTGTTGCATCGTCTGCATCACCGCTGGAATGGGCGCGACCAGCGCGACCCTGAGCGGATTCGGCAGCAGCAGCCGGGGAGCTGGCGCTGGCTGGTGCTGGCGGGCGGTGCCGGTTTGATCCTGCGCACCCTGCAGGAGGCCCTGCGGCTGCAGGCGCAGCACCCGGCCCTGCGCCGCGCCCTGCTGCTCGATGGACTCGGGATTGTGTTGGTGCAGGCGCTGATCCTGGCGCTGGTGGTCCAGCACGGCCAGCTGCTGGCCTATGCCCTGAGCTGGCTCGTGGTGGAGCGGGTGGCGGGGGCGCTGCTGCAGCTCCGGGGTGCCATCGAGCACTGGCAGCTCTGGCAACCGCAACCCCATCCGCTCCTGAGCCAGCTGTATGGCTCCCGCACGGTTGCAGTGCCCAATTGGCTGAACGGTTGGCTGGGGGGCTTGCCGCATCACAGCGCTCACCATGCTTTCCCGCTGATTGCCACGGGCCGTTTGCCACAGGCCACGGCGCGCTTGCAGGCGGTGTTGCGCGCCCATGGCTACCCAGCCTTGCCGTGTTGCCAGGGCTACGGCGAAGCCCTCAAGCAGCTCGGTTAA